The Phragmites australis chromosome 13, lpPhrAust1.1, whole genome shotgun sequence DNA window GCAAATCAAGTGTCATAAAACATCAACTAGGAGTAAGAAGAAAAATCGGACAATGCATTAATAGTAAATTCGGTTTATTACTATGCAAAGAAATTCACAGCAACTGAAAATTTTAAATGCATAGTAGCTTATTACACTCAACTAATGGAGACACTTGCCGAAAAAGAATGGATTTACAGCAGTAATCTTGCACATCTCTACGACTCTACCACCTGCTGAGCTCCGCTAATGGATTCACAGAAATGGAGATGTGACCTTATTGGTAGCTGATTCACTGTACACGCGTGGCTCAGGGCAGTTTTACGCTAAAGCTAGGCAAAAAAATCCTCTAGATTTTGAGCTTAAAGCTGCAGTTGTTGGAGCGGATGCGAAGCTGCGTGCGTGCCTGGAGGCTGTCCACCACCAGGTTGCAGTTCGCCTTCCCCGTCATCTTCCATAGCTTGATGGCACCGAACTTTATGCGGATCGGCACACGGGCGCGCACCGTCAGCGGCACGAAGccggcctgctgctgctgcatcagcTGCTTCGCGACGGCGCTGTCCAGCCGCGTCTCCCCCGCGAGCGAGATGCGTGGGTGCACCGTGGTTCGGTGTCCCTGGTACAGCGTCGGGAACGCGCCGCGGCACAGCTCCGTGCCGTTGAACGACGCCGTGACCTCGCCGCCGTCGTAGTAGATGCCGATGCGCCTGTTGGGGTTGTCGGCCGTCACGTCCACGTCGAAGGCGTCGGTCACCGTCATGGACGTGGTGTTCACGTCGAACCGGGTGACCGTGAGCCGGTCCACGTGGAAGCTGGGGATCTTGGGCCTGAACACGAGGTACAGGATCCCCGCCGTGGCGCCGAGCGCAAcgacgaggaggatgacgacgagCAAGGTGCAGCACATGCACCGGCAGCACCGGCTGTGCCGCttgcgacgcggcggcggcggcagcggcgcgggCGCGTACGGCGCCGGGGCCGTGACCGGCAGCTGTAGCTGGTCTTTCTTGCCCATGGCCTggtccggcggcggcgagcccaCCGTCATCGGGTGGATCCTATGGTAGTCTGCCATATCTGCGCTCTGGACGTCTACGGCCGATCGAGTTGCCTGCACGAACGCAAGGTAAGAGAGGCCGGCGCGCGCGTACCACACAACGGCAGGCTTGGTTTGATTTGGTGAAAAGCTAGCTAGCGTCTCGGTGTTCTTGGTCCAGCTTATATGTGAGTCTCGTGTCACGTTGATTGGTAAtggcttggcttggcttggcttctagACTGTGGAGCTCTTGACTTGGTTGGCCGTGGCCCATGGCGGCGTGATTGACTTAcgccttgtttttttttcttcctttcttctgtCTCGTGGAAGAAGAAATCACATGCGCCTGTTCTCATGTGATGCTCGTGCCTCTTTGTTGATATTTCTGGGATAAGTTTTTGACCCCATGTACCACGCGCCCACACTGCGTATACTGCTGTTCGAGGCATGTAAGTCATGCGCTCAGGTCGGCCATTTTCGTGTTGCATTTCGATACACATATGCATCGCCAATGAATGCTACGCGTTGCGCCCAGTGGCGGATCTAGATAGAATGCTCATCtactcctcttctcctcttctcatttctctccctcttcttcttatATCTTTTTTCTTCGACTCTCAtctataataaaatattatttttttaggaCGAAACTTTATTGGTAGTGGAGTTATTAGAGCAACaaagtagaatatttttatacacACATATCCCACATACATCATATTCAGTGGCTCCACCACGTTATAGAGTATGAGTGCATATGCATCCCTTTCCATTTAAAAGTATTAGTAAAATTAACTTTGATGAACAACAAATTACTATAGCTTCAATAAAAAGTAAAGAACCATACACCCCTCCCTCCAACACTAACTTCGCCCCTGATCATATTTACACCTTAGTTCtcctttctaaaaaaatatttacaccTTAGTTACGCACACACGTACGTACCCTAACCCACACTAAAAATATATTAGAGTCTCACATCTTCAATATTTAAATATGTATATCTTACTTAACGCGTACGTGTACGTATACTAAGTCTAGCCCAAGACCATACCAAAAGCAATTAGAGATTAAAACCCCCGGATAAACACGCACGCTAAAGCCAGGCTTCGAACGCGGTGTATCTAATGGCCACCGGCCACCGTTGCCAACCGACCTACGCTCGGTGGAATTACTGACGAGACCGTGGGCACGCTGTACGGCTCAGAGCAGGCCATGAAGACCCGAACGAACGGTCGGCGTCGCACCGATTTGGATCATGTCATGCGTAGCTCACCCCTGTCGTCGACCAGAACAGAATGGAAATACAGTAATCGGCCATCAGGGAAGAGTATGAATAATTAATTTCCCGGAAGATGCCTCTACTCCAACCACTGGAGGGAGGGAGGCAGGCAGCATGCTTCAATTGACCGGACGTCGTTATGTTTATGTGTTGAACGTTCAGACGGGTCCATTCCGGAAAGCTTTCATCCGTGACGTGATCAACGGTTGCCGACAGACTTTTCCCATTTCACACTCCCGTTCCTCGCTTCCTGCTCAGCGTAATTTCATTCAACCAAATTCCGTGTTCAGTATAAACTCAGCCAGTGGCAGAGTTAAAACATCCTCTAAGTAAGAATTTTGAATGTGTCTAATATTAATTTGTACTggtatttataaaattttactCTATGAAGAACTAATCTGTACTGATATCGATGTATTTTAATTGAGGTATTTTAGATGTGCTTATGACACCCAAAATACCTCTGCCTCCGCCCCAAAACTCAGCTCAACTTTGGAAAACTCCACTCTAGAGCTACCTTGAGTGAATGGTACTATTTGAGCCGTCCAGCTCAAGCGGTCAAGCCTGAGATTCACGCCAAAGGTGAGAAAGTGGAGTGATACTTTTAACATTTTTAGAAACTCAATTTTTGTAGGAAAATATAGtagagagattttttttattggtgAGGACCGGCGTCGAGTAAAGCTCGATAGTACCTCCAGAAAATCCGCATCCGTTAGCAGCCGGGGAACGAAAGCTGGAAGTTCTGGGCGGGTTGGGCCACAGCAGGCAGAGAGGGATGGACATGCTCACCTGCCAGGCAGCTGACTGGTCAATGTCTTCAGCTGTGTATGACGGATGCTCCGCCGTGGTGCATCTTGTTCCTCTtatttgttgtttttttattaaaaaaatatatatgtcgtCCTAAACTGTGTTTAGTCAATTATTATAGAATGAAGTAGCTGCGATCCTAACATCCAACTAAAGTCAATTATTTGGTATTAAAATGCTAAGAGCTCAACTTTAATGATCAGTTGCTATAAACAATGTCGTGCTCCTGCCACAACATATGTTGATCCCCAATCTATTCTTTTTGCCCAAATGGTACTGGCCATTTCAACAGAAAGATCTGTTTACAACAATGaacaagacaagcaaacaatTCCTCATCCACTTCCACTGGTCAAGACCAGGCCCCAGCTTACGTACACCATGATCTCTGTTTCCTCTCAACTTTCATCCTGTCCGGATAACATAAACATTTCTGTCACTTGGAAAAATGTACAAGTATAGAGCACGTGTGAGTAATATTAACATGTCTGATTTGTTCATCTCGACCTCAGCCTCGATCTCCATCTCCTGGTGTCCTGAGGCCTCAGGAGTTGTACAGGAGCAGCCGGAATCCGTAGCCACCACTCCCTCAACCTCCTCACCAATTTCTCGCTGCTCTTCTTTCTCACCGGCATCTGCCTCGTGTATGCTTCCAGCAGAATCAGCAGAACTATGCTTCTCATTGGTAGCAACGCAAATGCCGCAGCCGCGACGACAAGCGCAACCGCAACTATGTTGGTGCTCTGGAACAAGGAACAATTTTCACTCGTCAAAATGGCAAAGTTGCAAGGTCCATACAGGATGGCAAGCTACCAGAAGCATATATGTCTAGGAGTGATCAAGGTACAGAACCTGAGGAAATGCTGCAAGCATGAGGGACCGGAGCTTGAGGAGGAAAATGTTTCCGGCCTGCACATGCGCTTCTAGCTGCGAGATGGCTTCTTGCAGAGCCAGGAGCTGTTCGACAGTTCTTCTCCGAGGGGGAGTTGTCACCTCAAATACTCCGATCAACTGCCCGTTCCCGCAATGTTTGTGCCATAGCATCAAGAGAGTACAGCCGAGCAAACAACCAGGAAGCATGAACCAGATCCAACCGCTGCAGTTAAATACatcattttcaacaaaaatgtGAATTCGTAACTactttgtacaaatattttctgAACCAGAATCTGCAGAGATGCTTTCAGGCTATCTCATATGATATGATCATAAGATCAGGAATCAGTACCTATATATCATGTAGAGGAAACAGAACAAGAAGACATATGATTTAAGTGGATCTTCCCACTCGACCAAAACAAGAAGCCATTTGCCTAACTCAATCAAAGGAAATAGTAGTTCCTGCACATTAGGAGGGAATCTACCAGCGTTATTACGTTATGAATCTTAAAAGAAATTCAGATTGTGACCAACATGCTAGAAGCATGCCTTGCGGTTCACAGTTATCAATGTAAGTTCAGGTTCTGCCATGTCCAAGTGCTTTGGTTACCTAGAGCTACAGTTTTTtggcggggggagggggggtgTTTCAGGGCTTCAGTACTAGAAATAAAATCTTGTGAAGTAGTATCAAACGACGAGAGCAATACCTTCAAGACAGCTACATTAGTGTCTATGTCTTCCACTTTGATCTGATCAAGCGTTGCCCGTGCTGCCTCCACTCTGCCCGAATAATCTACCGAACGGTCTAGAGCCATTTGCACCGAGCAAGTTCCTCCTATCTGCACGTCTCCGACCATGAAATCCCTTTCCTCAGGATTGTCCTCCTCCTTCAGTGTCAGCAAACCCATCCTCACCATTGTATAAGCAGAAAGTGGGAAGGGATCAGCAAGTGTCAATTCATCCGAACTACTCTGCCCAAAATCCTCACTTCCTCTGAATCTTGAGCAGTGCTGCTTCAGCTTGCCATACAGTGCCTCTAATATCTTATCCCCTTTGGGCAGTTTCTCTGCTAAGTTGAAGGCAAGGGTCGTCTTAAAATGTGCTGGTAGTATGTGGAATCCCTCTTTCACGGTGCGGTACCGCAGAATTCCAAGCGTCGCAACCGAAAGAGCCTCTGCCTTCTGGAAATCTGCAAGCCTGTACTTCCTGATGAACTTGTGTGCGTGCAGCACCTCTTTGATGACTGCAAACCAGTAGTCCCTGCGTGTGTGGCCATTGAATTGAGGGAATTCAAAGAACACGGGTTCACTTCTGTCAGTAGTGAACGTATGTTAGCCATCATATTTGCAAATTGGTATGTATTATGATAAGAGCAGTAACTTTTTATCTACTTAAAAACATTAGGAATGAAGCCTTTTGTTCTGTACAGTTACTCACGTCGAGCTAGACTTGTACACGACTGCTTTGTCAAAAAGGTGAGCACCCCATGGGCCAGTGGATTCACGTTTGACAGACTGCTTCAAGTCCCTTGCCAGATCATACATGACAGCCTCGCCATACGAGAAATCGACACCGATAGGCTCGAAGTAGAGAGCGTGATTCGTCAGCGTGAGCCTCCCTGCAAAATGCGCAGCTCATACACCTTAAGACCCTTGTGAAGAACCACAACTCACAAGGACTGATCAAAATCCCCATAAGGAAAATGCTTAACCAGGCCATGTGGACGTCCCAATGTGCTGTAGAACCGGCTTGGTCGTTGCAGCGCCATAGATGTCGAGGATTACTTCGATGTCGGAGAGCTGGAGGGCAGGAGCTTTGTGTCCATCTGATATACGTTTTGCAGAGCTGAGCACCCTAGCATCAGAGATGACACAGTAAGGCAGTCATGCAGTGCAAGTGACTAAACTGATTACTCATCCTAACATGTCACTGCAATGCTCACAATTTAGAGGATGCAACAGGCTTGAGCAATGTGAATAAGATAAAGATCGATGCGCGTACGTACTGGTCTAAGCTTTTGAGGTATTTGTGGTAGATGAGAAAATGCAGTCGGCCTCCGGTCGAGTTGGTGAGCGCGTCAAATAGGTTCCGGACGGTGATGGGATGCGCCATGGCGGGGCAGGCAGGAGCAATCTTGGCAAAAGCCTCGGGTCCAACTGTCCTCCTCCCATCGATCTACATTGATTCCACATACATAAAAAAGATCAGGCAATGCAATTCAAGCATATGATCAAATGGTTTGAGCAAGAACAAGTACAGAAGCAACAACGAACGACCTGAATGGCCATCTGCGTTGGGCTTGAATAGAATATGGATCCACCGTCGTCGTCATCCGCGTCGTCCCGGAGAATGCTGAAAGCCGTCTTCTgtatcatgaaaaaaaatcaactttgaTCAGTGTCTGATATGGATTACATGGTGCGGCGGTTTGTTCTTACGAGGAAGGATCGATCTCACCTGAAACACGGCGTCGGTCTCCTCATCGGGCGCCTCCCAGGCGAGCATCATGTCGTAGGTGAGTGAGTGGAACTCCCTGTCGCCGAGGTGATCCTGGCGCTTGGTCTCGACGCGCAGAGCAACGTAGGAGCAGTACTCGACAACGCTCCTGGCGTACTCCAGCGGCCGGCAGGCCTGCTCCTCCGCGTGGAACCGCCGGAGCAGCTGATCCACCGGCACGCCCGCGATCCTGCCATGGGCACGCAATGGCGACGTTTATTCGTGATCTAAGAAACCGAGTCACGCCGTGCGTGCTGCGTGCAACAACATCAAGGAGATGGACGGACCGGGCGCATCGGTGGACGACGGAGGCGGCGATGCGCGAGAGGGGCGGGATGGCCGCGTCGGTCGCCATGTCCGCGGCCTCCACTGCGCCGCCGTGCTCCTTCTTGCCCCTCCCCCTGCTGTGGTCGCCGCCGAAGAGGCCCTCAAGGAGACCCATCTGTGGTGGCGGCGGAGCAGGAGGAAGGCATCGTCCGTCTCCGTCGCCGCCTTCCCCGCTGCCCGGTTAAGGCAAGGTGGTGCGTTTCCGTGGCGTGCCGTGGTTTTGACGGATGCTTTGCGTTTCTTGCCCTTTCCGTGGACGGTGGCTATACGCGCGTTCCCTCTCTGCTCCGCCGTGGTCGGACGTCCAGTGAGGACCAGCGCGCGGGTCGCTAACCTATCCACGACGACAGACTTGGCTTCCAAAGCAAGTCCGACTGATATACCAGGTTGCGGTCCCTTCAAAAAACAGATAAAGACGACTCTGTTTGATTCGTCGCTGCTGGATATCAATTCATCAATGGCTGATGGATTTACATGCAAAAAAGTTCTGGGCATTTTAAGCGTAGGTTTACTGAACTCAGCAGATACCAACAATGATGCCAATCTTATTAGCATACCGTCTGTATCGACATCACCACCACAAAGTTGTTCTGCATTATAGAACAGCTACGAGAAAATTGCGCAGGGATGAAATAGAAACCGCCTGTCAAATACTACACAGGACATGAACATAGACAGTAGCAGAGCTCTACATATAATGGAGTCCTCTCCCTCATTTACCAGCTCAAATCTATGCAAACAAAAACATCCTGCAAACTGCAGGCTGAGAGCGCGATTATCTGTCTCCAACAGGTGGAGTTGTAAAACAGGTAGGAAGTTCTGTTTCATGAATCCCAGCGATGTGAAGAACCCTGGGACTCGAGTCACCGTGCTGATGATCACTTCACGATACAGATCTTGATAACAGAAGCGACACCGATACGGTGGAGAGCCACGACGGCATCACCAGGCTTGCACAGCTGCTTCTGCACAGCTGACTTCAGTGCAGCCTCCAGGATCACCTCTGTCGACTCTGAATCGGTAGCCTTGGCAGAGCCCTCAGCAAGGAGGGGAATGAGACCTCTGTATATTAGGCTGTGTCTTGCTGGGCCCTCGGAGCTGATGGTCCAGTCGAACGAATCGGTTGTTAGCACAGGGACAACCACAGAGAGGATtggaaccctgggtcggtacttGGCGACCAGCTTGGCCGTGGTGCCACCGCGAGTCAAGACGACAATCAGTGTAGCCCTGGCCTTGTTGGCAGTTCGCACGGCAGAGGACGCAAGAGATTCCAATGGGCTCATCGGAAGGGGTGCAGACCTGATCATTGCCTTGAAAATAGCCTCATAGTCCAGGGAAGACTCTGCCTCAACGCAGATACGAGCCATGATCTTCACGGCCACCTCGGGATATGCTCCAGCAGCACTCTCACCACTGAGCATGACACAGTCGGTTCCATCAAGAACAGCATTTGCAACATCAGTGGCCTCAGCACGAGTTGGCCTCGGAGATTTGATCATTGACTCAAGCATTTGAGTAGCAGTAACAACAGGCTTGCCAGCAATGTTGCACTTATAGATCATCATCTTCTGCGCAAGGAAAATCTTCTCAACTGGAATCTCCATTCCCAGATCACCTCTAGCAACCATAAAGGCATCAGTCTCCCTCAATATCTCATCAAAGTTTACCACACCCTCTTGGTTTTCAACCTACATAGCAAGAACAAATTATGAAAGAAATCAGATCCAGATCCGTGACACAGGAACCAACATGATCACAAGAAGTGCTATATGCACATATCATCATGTCAAAAGAACAAAGTTATAGCAggaaaccatctaggttccagaATTTCAGTTACATTGCAGTAAATAATAAGTTTAATATGATCTGAATTCATTGTAGGAGTACCAATAAATAGAATGAACTTTACTACGACAAAATTCAGTGTAAAAGAAACAAATTTGTATTTTGCTAATCAGctgtaaaataaaaattcttgtgaACAGTTGCAGTCTAGGCAAGCACTATCCTAGTAGGAAGTATGTAGTAGAAGAATACTCAACATACCACTATTGTAAATTACATGCTATGGCACAAACTGGTTATGTTTACAAAGAAGAAAAGTTGGGAAAGGCTTCATAGGAGAACATCGAACAAAGCATGGTTCCGGTGTGTATCAATAAAGGACTgaagtgtgaagcaactcaTTGACTATCTAGTCTCTCTTACACAGCCTGGTGCTTATCTAAACATGCAGAACCATTTCATGGTTTCAATACAGAACAAAAATTGGAGAAGCAATTATGGACAGAAAAATAGTTAATAAAACCCCTTAAATATCTAAGGCGATAATATATACAAACCTTTGACATCAACTTAATGCGCTTGGCATGTTGCCCAAGGACCTGTCTGACAGTCACCAGATCTGATCCTTTACGGACAAAGGATAGAGCAATCATATCAATATCATTTGGGACGCCCCATCCCAAAATGTCTTCTTTATCTTTCTCAGTTAGCGTAGGAAGATCCACAACAATTCCTGGCAAATTGCAATTCTTTCTCTCTCCGAGCATTGCAGTGTTCTCACACCTACACCTCACAGTTCCAGCATCAGGATCGCAAGATAAAACAGTCAAGGAGATGGTACCATCTGCGCATAGAATGAGATTTCCAGGTTTCACATCTGCAGGTAATTTCTTGTAACTCATAGCGATCATATTCTCATCGCCTTTGATATCATAATCAGTGGTAACAGTGATTTCTTGACCCTTGGTTAGCTTGATTGGTTTACCATCCTTCAAAAACCCAGTACGAATTTCAGGACCctggagaaatgaatgaaagaTTAAGAACGGTTAATATACATTAAATATCACACTAACAAAAATTCAGTCAGAACATGTACTAAACAAGTAAACATCATGGAATGACATAAAAGAAACCAATTGCAGGAAGTCTATTTGCAGCCAATTGGAGTAACAAAGGAAACCACCAACATATATGATTATAAGAACTATAAAAAGAAACACCACTAATTGAAAGAACTATGTGACAACTGACAGCAAGGAAGTGAGGAACTAAAGCCCTCGAAAGTTCATTCCATATCAAACATCGTATCAAGCCAAGCATTTGAATTGGAAATCGAATCACTAAGTTGCATGCATTCACAGAGTTTAAAAGGAAGATCTAAAAGGTCCTAGCAGTATGAAGGCCAAAACACCGACCTGGTGGGTTCaacattttcactcaaaaccACTACTCATCAAAGTCTGGAGAGAGAATTATTTTATACTGTAGCCAAGAAGTAACCAAACTACATCAAATCCTCCAACATTCATGTACTCACTTGCCAGTTAAACACATTGCCAAAAGTACTGATGGACAAAATAACTAAAACAAATAGACAAAATCTAAAGCTAGctcgaaaaaaaaagatgtattGCATCCTTTCCACCAACAATGTTGGCATGCAGCCACCTGATGAACGAAAAACACACCACCGACTGCTAGGGAATCTATAATCCTCATAAGGTCCCGGATTAGCTATATGGAGACACTAGCATAAGCATGAACATTCCAATTCCATGTAACAAAAGTCCAAAGTTTGGCCACGAGAAAATGCATTCTTTAATGATCCGGATTTAACCGTCAACGGTTAACCGACCCACCAATCCAAGATCCATCGCTTGTGCAACAAGGCAAACGCAGAGCCGCCGGCAAATCTAGCCCCTCGTGCCTCGTACCATTCTGTCGAGCCCTCGACTCAAGAGCCAAAACTTCCAAATAAGCTTGGATCCTAACTGTCTGAACCATGCTACCTCCAAATCCGACCAAGCTCGTCCCGCTCAACAGATCAGTAGATCCCAGTGCAAATCCTCCTCTCCCAGACCGAGACAACTCCCCTGACTGGCCCGATCCAACAAACTAAGCAGCACAGCAGGGGACAGCCACGCATGATGTAACTCAAGCAGGCCGAGCGCaagcggagagagagagagagagagagagagagagagagagagagagagagagagggagggaaacCTTGGTGTCGAGCATGACGGCGCATAGGATGCCGGTGTTGTGCATGGCCTGTCGGAGGTTGTCGAGCGTCCCCTGGTGGTATTCGTGCGTGCCGTGCGAGAAGTTGAAGCGCGCGACGTTCATGCCGGCGCGgagcagcttctcgagcatGGGCACGGAGCGGGAGGCCGGGCCGAGAGTGCAGACGAGCTTGGTCTTGGGCAtccggccgtcgccgccgtcgccgagctccAGGTCCGCCAGGATCGCCGCCATGTCGATGTTCGCcatcgcctccgcctctctctctctctctctctctctctctctcaccttcggccgcggcggcgatcCAAAAAGCGAAATGGTAGTGGTGCTTAGCAGCGAGATGGGATTTGAGATTTGGTCGCGGAGTTTTATATAtagtgggaggaggaggagtgggGAATTTTGCGATTCCGTGGGCGAGGACGACGAGCGGAGGTGGAAGGAGGACACGTGGTGACCaatgaattttatttttagtttactTTATGCAAATAAAGAGACAGTAGGGCCCACAGGCCAGTCGCTTCGTGGCTATAATGATGAAAAACCATGCTTTGCTTTCTCCaattaactttttttaaaagataaaGTCGGACATTCCCTCGATGCCTTATAGCACTTatctaaataatattaaaaatataaccTAATTTAACATAGACACTATTATACATGCACCCATATgcatatattatttttcttaaaatttaattaaaaaagtaCGAGCACTTAACTTAAACTCAACTGCACATGTTACATCGTAAAGAtactaaccaactgagctagacCCGTCTGGCTCCAATTAACAATTGCATCAAAGAAAAAGGGGTCATCTTCTTGGTGAACAAGTTGGAGTAGAAAGTTGATTATTGATCTCATAATCTGATGTTAAATGAATCCAAGGCAGCATCAACCGCGCGCAGCGACATGATTAGTTGCTTTTCGTGACAGTGGGTTTTGGTGGGGTTCGCCTTCTCGGGCGGATGAAAGCATATGCCGCGGCGGCGCCCAACCAAACGGCAAAACCAGCGGCGTCAGAATTCAGAAACCGAGACACGGAGGATCCCGCTCCCTTCTCCCTCTGATCTTCGTTTTCCTCGGTCATGTCCTTGTCCATTTCTTTATCACCATCCTATTCTCTTTGGTTTTGTTTTGTCACCCAGAATAATGCAAGTGCTAGTACATTCCATCGGCGGTCAACTTATAGCTTGCGCCAGCCAGGGACGGAGCTAGGATATTAAAATGAGATGACCAAGTGCTAATACATTTATGTTGAAGGAGACCAAATAAAGCTTTTATACTAATTTTGTCTGATTAGCAAATATATAAAGGTAATACATGAAGCATGCGAAGTGCCATAGCCCCTAGCAGCCACCCCTAGCTCCGTCTCTGGCGCCAGCGATCTGACATATGCGTCTGGGAATATTGGCAGTGGAACTTTGTTTTGTCTCTCTTCTTTCAAATAAGAAGCTTCTCTTTGAAAAGTCCCAACAGGTTGACAAGCTTATTGCGTACGTTCGTGGTCTTTGTCCTTCCAGAACCATGGAATCGAGTGGGCAAGGCAGCAAAAGCAGGTCAGCAACGGTTTGCTGTGAGACGTTGCGATTGCTCATATTTTATAAGTATCTGATGCCAAACTAAAGAAGCATTTGAGTTGCTCATGGAAATGATTTCTATCAACTGGTAGATTCCTGTCTAAAAAGTAAGCTTCCGGACCCTGTAGGATTCTAGTCTGAGTTGGCTAATTGACGCCTGCGACTGGCAGACATGGAAACTTTACCAGGACACATCGAGATGGCAGACAGAGGAGGCGTATGCGCTGAGGCTTACGTCGTGCCGTGCCTCTGCTACGTCCGAGGAGCCGATCGATTCCGCTCTGAATATATCATCTGCATCCGGCGTGTGGCGAGCAGACGGTAACTTTTGGCTAAAGATAACCTTTACaatacaccatgatactagatgatggagaaTATTATtattgtgatccaaccgtccattttagtaggtattattgtaattattgatacccttaggggtaattacgtcattgactgaccggacttcggaccttcaccacccatcatcgaccgaccgacgaaagctggaaaccctaataaatgaaatgaacagaataaatGAAAGTTTATCcgaaataaactaacattttgatcttccctaattaaacatataatttacaaatttatcatgattttttttccaatcctacccttatgataaccataatactctttaatgatatcTATGGtactgatgggcgatagagtatcattgagCTAATCTAAACCatcggatgaagaaaatgaacgGCATGCACTCATTTAGATGTACCGTAAAAATCCTCTTGGCTAACACTTTGGGAAGCAATCGTGCCACTGTGGATGCACGTCGTGTACGTGAATCCTGCCTCTGTGTTTCATACATagaccaaacagaaaactagttCCGAAATATTGAGATGCGCCACAGGAAGCCATGCAAGAGGGCATACGCGTACCTAGGGACACCCAATACTCAAATTCGTCCTTCGTTCACCTCAAGTTAATTCAATTCGCTCCTTACAACTACCACAGCTCC harbors:
- the LOC133887626 gene encoding NDR1/HIN1-like protein 6, coding for MADYHRIHPMTVGSPPPDQAMGKKDQLQLPVTAPAPYAPAPLPPPPRRKRHSRCCRCMCCTLLVVILLVVALGATAGILYLVFRPKIPSFHVDRLTVTRFDVNTTSMTVTDAFDVDVTADNPNRRIGIYYDGGEVTASFNGTELCRGAFPTLYQGHRTTVHPRISLAGETRLDSAVAKQLMQQQQAGFVPLTVRARVPIRIKFGAIKLWKMTGKANCNLVVDSLQARTQLRIRSNNCSFKLKI